In Populus trichocarpa isolate Nisqually-1 chromosome 7, P.trichocarpa_v4.1, whole genome shotgun sequence, the following proteins share a genomic window:
- the LOC7491741 gene encoding hydroxyproline O-galactosyltransferase GALT3 yields the protein MKKSMTTRPKVPQTNGCQPKHDRAEHGFHFPHLHFIFPLLLLLLLLFIFPALEPSIITRTASIMKQRRVILIALPSLVLFLFFFFYILFNIRVKSLLLASSNNHSITLTKTPHTETKFSILIGILTRPDNYDRRHFLRLVYGIQSSSIAEIDVKFVFCNLTKPEQRVLIALEILRFNDIIILDCIENMNNGKTYAYFSSLPHILPRHYDYVMKADDDVFIRLEPLSLSLKPLPWQDLYYGFVIPCNSMNPFADYMSGMGFLLSWDLVEWIGKSEIPANDTVGPEDKMVGKWFKMGNKAKNRFSNKPAMYDYPGTNGRCSHELIPETVAVHRLKRWDQWLNVLEFFNVTKQLNNSKLYHV from the coding sequence ATGAAGAAAAGCATGACTACAAGACCAAAAGTTCCTCAAACAAACGGCTGTCAGCCAAAACATGACAGAGCAGAGCATGGATTTCACTTCCCGCATCTTCACTTCATcttccctcttcttcttcttcttcttcttttatttatcttcCCAGCCTTGGAGCCATCCATTATCACAAGAACAGCCTCTATAATGAAGCAAAGGAGGGTGATTCTCATTGCGCTGCCATCTCTTGttctcttcctctttttctttttctacatcTTGTTCAACATCAGAGTGAAATCACTTCTCCTAGCTTCATCCAACAACCATTCCATTACACTCACCAAAACACCTCATACAGAAACCAAATTTAGCATCCTGATCGGAATCTTAACCCGCCCGGATAACTATGATCGCCGCCATTTCCTTCGCCTTGTCTATGGAATCCAATCATCTTCGATAGCTGAAATTGATGTAAAGTTTGTATTTTGCAATCTCACAAAGCCTGAACAAAGGGTACTCATAGCTCTAGAAATCCTTCGTTTCAACGACATCATCATTCTTGATTGCATTGAGAATATGAACAATGGCAAGACCTATGCATACTTCTCTTCACTCCCGCATATCCTACCAAGACATTATGACTATGTCATGAAAGCTGATGATGATGTTTTCATTAGGCTTGAGCCATTGTCTTTGTCACTAAAGCCACTACCATGGCAAGACTTGTATTATGGTTTTGTAATCCCTTGCAATAGCATGAATCCCTTTGCGGATTACATGTCAGGGATGGGGTTTTTGCTGTCCTGGGACCTTGTTGAATGGATTGGCAAGTCTGAAATCCCTGCGAATGACACAGTTGGGCCAGAAGACAAGATGGTTGGGAAATGGTTTAAGATGGGAAACAAGGCCAAAAACAGGTTCTCCAACAAGCCTGCAATGTATGATTATCCAGGAACAAATGGGAGGTGCTCGCATGAGCTCATACCAGAAACTGTGGCAGTTCATAGACTTAAGAGGTGGGATCAATGGCTGAATGTGCTTGAATTCTTTAATGTAACTAAACAACTTAACAACTCCAAATTATATCAtgtatga